The genomic stretch AGCCAGGGCGTATGCGCGATCGGTATCTCGGTATGTCAATGAGATCAATATTGAAAAAGAACACATTACCACGACGGGATGGCGAACCATCTTGGACAAGTTGCATTTACGTCCCAAAGATTTACTCAACCGTGCTCATCCTGAATATCAAAGCCAAATAGCAGGCAAAACCTGGGATGATGAAAGCTGGCTGCACATCCTGGTAAAACACCCTTACCTGCTCAAGGCTCCCATCGCCATTAAACGTGATAAGGCGGTTCTATGTATTAATCCTGGAGAGATATTTAAACTGAATTAATCTATCAGGCTGATACCGTCTTCCTTGATTTCGATTTTCCTACTTTTATAAAGTTGACCAATGGATTGTTTAAAGTGCTTTTTACTCATCCCTAAAGTCTTTTTGATTTCTTCGGGGGATGATTTATCATGAAGGGGCAAAAAATGCTTAACTTTTAAAAGGTTTAAGATTTTTTCTGCCCCTTCTTCGTATTTCTGGCGGCCGATGGGCGTTAGCTGTAAGTCCAATTTCCCGTCATCCCTTCGCTTCTTAATATACACCTTCACATTGTCTCCCACTTCTATATCCTTAAAGGTCTCATTCTCATAGAGCAGCCCCTCATAATGCTGGTTGATCAACACCTTGTAGCCCAGATCAGATGATTCAAACACTAAGCCATCCACTTCCTGTCCTTCTTCGAAGATAGCCGTATCACTGAGCATAAAATCCTGGTACTTGGATACGCCGATCAGTCGGCTGGTTTTAAAGTCAACACAGATCATGACCAAGTGCTTTTCCCCCTGTCTCATGGGCTTGCCCATTTCAGAGATAGGGACAAAAAGGTCCTTGGGCAGTCCCCAGTCCATAAAAGCCCCAAACTTGGTTACCTCTTTTACTTCCATTACTGCAAATTCATCTGCCAAAGCCACCGGTCTGTCGGTTATGGCCACAGGACGGTCTTCACTGTCAGTATAAACAAACACGGCTACTTCATCCCCCTCTTTCTCATCTCCCAAA from Echinicola soli encodes the following:
- a CDS encoding CvfB family protein → MKELGKISTLPITRFTANGAYLNLSNGNEVLLPKGYLLGDEKEGDEVAVFVYTDSEDRPVAITDRPVALADEFAVMEVKEVTKFGAFMDWGLPKDLFVPISEMGKPMRQGEKHLVMICVDFKTSRLIGVSKYQDFMLSDTAIFEEGQEVDGLVFESSDLGYKVLINQHYEGLLYENETFKDIEVGDNVKVYIKKRRDDGKLDLQLTPIGRQKYEEGAEKILNLLKVKHFLPLHDKSSPEEIKKTLGMSKKHFKQSIGQLYKSRKIEIKEDGISLID
- a CDS encoding arsenate reductase family protein, with product MKMHPNELFFYYIPSHTIDKQARAYARSVSRYVNEINIEKEHITTTGWRTILDKLHLRPKDLLNRAHPEYQSQIAGKTWDDESWLHILVKHPYLLKAPIAIKRDKAVLCINPGEIFKLN